The Fusobacterium sp. region GCAAAGGAAGATGAAGAAAATCAGGGTTACAGTACCAGAAGATATCTGGCGTCTTATGAAAAATGATATCGAAGAATTTGGAATAAATAATAATAAACTTTGCAATTATATCCTTGAAAGATTTAAATATAATAGAAAAATGGATGTGGAAAAACTTTTAGAAACCCAAGGAAGACCATTAAAAAAAATAATTCAATTTGATTTGAATGTTTCCAATAGAGAAATATATTATGATGTATTAAAAGCTAATGAAGTAGATATAGAAGCTGAATATTTTAGAGATTTATTTGAGCTGTATACTTCTAAATTTAAATATCAAAGAGAAATTTTTATATTTGAAGACAGGGTAAAAATGATATTAGAGGGAATAAAAGATAAAAAGAAAATAAAGATAAAATACTTGAAGAGAGTATTTAATGTAGAGCCTTATTTTATAAAAAGAGAAGAAAGAGGAGATGAAAATTTTCTTTTTTGCTATGATGAAGAAAAAAAGAATTATGCTAACTTTAAATTGAAAGAATTAGAAATAATTTCTATATTAGATGAAAAAATAAAAGGTAAGGATAAAAAATATATAGAAAATATTCGTAAAAATTTTGATCCATTTTTAGGAAATGGGAATATTGTAAAAGTGAGATTGACAGAAGAAGGAGACAGTCTTTTAAAGAGTTTTACCAATTACCGTCCAAAACTTATAAAAAAAGAGGGAGATATATATTTTTTTGAAGCAGCTAATGAGAATGCTAAACTATATTTCAGACAATTCTCAAAAGAAGCAGAAATATTGGAACCTAAAAGTTTGAGAGAAGAAATAAAAAATGAATATTTGGAAGTTTTAGAATTATACAAATAAAAAATATATCAA contains the following coding sequences:
- a CDS encoding WYL domain-containing protein, which encodes MKKIRVTVPEDIWRLMKNDIEEFGINNNKLCNYILERFKYNRKMDVEKLLETQGRPLKKIIQFDLNVSNREIYYDVLKANEVDIEAEYFRDLFELYTSKFKYQREIFIFEDRVKMILEGIKDKKKIKIKYLKRVFNVEPYFIKREERGDENFLFCYDEEKKNYANFKLKELEIISILDEKIKGKDKKYIENIRKNFDPFLGNGNIVKVRLTEEGDSLLKSFTNYRPKLIKKEGDIYFFEAANENAKLYFRQFSKEAEILEPKSLREEIKNEYLEVLELYK